Sequence from the Clostridium saccharobutylicum DSM 13864 genome:
ATCCTTATCAACTGCTAAGGGACCATAATAATCTTCTCCACTAAAAGTTGCTGATAAACTACCATCAGTTGTTTTATATTTTTGAATTGTTTTACCAGAAGAGACGTATAAATTTCCATTCATATCTGCTGCTAGTCCCTTAATTAGTTTAGAATCATTTTTATCTGCATTTATTTGAATCGCCTTAATGAATTCGCCAGAATTATTAAATTCCTGAATTCGTCCATCAATATAATCACCTATCCAAACATTATTATCAGAATCTATAGTAATATATCTTGCATCATTTAATTTCCCAGAATCCGTACCTTTTCCACCGAATATTGCTACTAATTCTCCAGCAAAATTATTGTTATTAATAGAAAGAATTTTTATTTTTAATTCTTCAAGCTTTTTTTTAAGAGTAGAGTTTTCAGGATCTAATTTTAATTGATCTTCTATATTAGATGCTTTAACTGAATATTCATTAAGTTGAAGTTGTGTTGTATACTCACTATTAGCGCTATTATTACCACTAATAGCATGAATTTGATTGTCCAATTCCTCAAGCTTTTCCTTAAGAACGGAGTTTTCAGGGTCCATTTTCAATTGGTTTTCTATTGTAGATTTTTCTGTTGAATACTTATTAATCTTAAGTTGTTTGGCATAATCACTATCATCATTGGCGATAATAACAAAAGCTTTTGGATAAGTTTTTATATATTTTACATTAAACTTAATTCCAGTTGAAGGATAATAATATTGATTTAATGAATCATTATGAATAATATTAAAATCCGATGATAAAAAGTAAGTTGAAATAACATTGCTATAATTAGTAGGTTTAATCATAACATTATATCGATAAACCGTTCGATTATTGTATTGGTTTGACGTTGGTGAATTATCTACAATGATGGCTTCTCCTTTTTCTCCCAAATTGTCAATAAGCATATTTGTTAAAAAATGTCCTACAAAAATATTAGCAATAATAATTACAAAGAAAGCTATAGAAAATTTTAATAAATGTAATTTAATTTTTTTTGGGAAAATAATTTGACTAATAATACCAAAAAGAATACATCCTAAAATACTAAGTACAGGATGAGATTTTAATATAACCAAAAGAATAGTTATATATATCATTTATTACCTCCATAATGTTAAAAATATTTCAATATACAAAAAGTTTTATTTTTAAGTATCTTTCTCATATATATTCATAATATGACTTTTTACATATATATTGAGTTATTGTAAAGTTGTTTTATTTTAAAGGAATTAGCTTTAGGCGCATAAAAACAAATAATGAGTCAAAA
This genomic interval carries:
- a CDS encoding NHL repeat-containing protein, with the protein product MIYITILLVILKSHPVLSILGCILFGIISQIIFPKKIKLHLLKFSIAFFVIIIANIFVGHFLTNMLIDNLGEKGEAIIVDNSPTSNQYNNRTVYRYNVMIKPTNYSNVISTYFLSSDFNIIHNDSLNQYYYPSTGIKFNVKYIKTYPKAFVIIANDDSDYAKQLKINKYSTEKSTIENQLKMDPENSVLKEKLEELDNQIHAISGNNSANSEYTTQLQLNEYSVKASNIEDQLKLDPENSTLKKKLEELKIKILSINNNNFAGELVAIFGGKGTDSGKLNDARYITIDSDNNVWIGDYIDGRIQEFNNSGEFIKAIQINADKNDSKLIKGLAADMNGNLYVSSGKTIQKYKTTDGSLSATFSGEDYYGPLAVDKDNNIYLLTSSALENTLFKLSSDGTILARFNNIIKKANNDDPGMNTNLSLDSSGDIYIFSEYNKKIYVYNSNGEFIKYLDLKFNNKDIDIETISIDNNDNLYIKSFTGNYKFDLNGNLLNVLPTKNYYSTAIDSSGNIYMSQNDDVFEYNLNNHTQE